A region from the Mucilaginibacter sp. CSA2-8R genome encodes:
- a CDS encoding NAD-dependent epimerase/dehydratase family protein, with product MSEKILVIGANGQIGTELVIALRKQHSGQQVIASDINNPVDAIKDSGPFEFANVLDKETLRGLFQKHQPTQVYLLAAILSAVGEQKPKLAWDLNMNGLINVLDLAVEFKTAKVFWPSSIAVFGPRSPKQDTPQYCVMDPNTVYGFSKLAGERWCEYYHTKYGLDVRSIRYPGLISWKAAPGGGTTDYAIHIFYEALKTGTYQSFLSAGTKLPMMYMEDAIRATLQLMEAPAERISIRSSYNLGGISFTPEELATEIKQHIPEFTISYAEHDPRQAIADSWPQSVDDSQAEQDWQWQLEYDLPRMTAEMLKNLKNTLNL from the coding sequence ATGAGCGAAAAAATTTTAGTAATTGGCGCTAACGGCCAGATTGGTACCGAATTGGTGATAGCCCTGCGTAAACAACATAGTGGTCAACAGGTAATAGCCTCAGATATTAATAACCCGGTTGATGCTATTAAAGATAGCGGCCCGTTTGAGTTTGCCAATGTTCTGGATAAAGAAACACTACGAGGTTTGTTTCAAAAACATCAGCCTACACAAGTTTACTTGTTAGCAGCTATCCTGTCGGCAGTTGGTGAGCAAAAACCTAAGCTGGCCTGGGATTTAAACATGAATGGCCTGATTAATGTGCTCGACCTTGCAGTTGAATTTAAAACAGCCAAAGTTTTTTGGCCAAGCTCCATTGCCGTGTTTGGCCCACGTTCGCCTAAGCAAGATACGCCGCAGTATTGTGTGATGGATCCCAATACGGTTTATGGGTTCAGTAAATTGGCGGGAGAGCGCTGGTGCGAATATTACCACACTAAATATGGGTTGGACGTACGCAGCATTCGCTACCCCGGACTCATTAGCTGGAAAGCGGCTCCGGGCGGCGGCACTACCGATTATGCTATTCATATATTTTATGAAGCCTTAAAAACGGGCACCTATCAAAGCTTTTTGTCGGCTGGCACCAAGTTGCCGATGATGTATATGGAAGACGCCATTAGGGCAACTTTGCAATTGATGGAAGCACCGGCCGAACGCATCAGCATCCGGTCGAGCTATAATCTGGGTGGAATCAGCTTTACGCCCGAAGAGCTCGCTACCGAAATTAAACAGCATATTCCGGAATTTACCATTAGCTATGCCGAGCACGATCCCCGTCAGGCCATTGCCGACAGTTGGCCGCAATCGGTAGATGATAGTCAAGCC
- a CDS encoding aspartate-semialdehyde dehydrogenase yields MKVAVVGATGLVGTKMLQVLEERNFPVTELIPVASEKSVGKEVTFKGKPYKVVTAGDAIKQKPDIALFSAGGSTSLEQAPLFAEAGITVIDNSSAWRMDPTKKLVVPEVNADVLTAEDKIIANPNCSTIQMVVALKPLHDKYKIKRVVVSTYQSVTGTGVKAVDQLFNERKGIDGPKVYPYQIDLNVLPHIDVFQDNGYTKEEMKMILETKKIMGDDSIRVTATTVRIPVIGGHSESVNIEFENDFDLTELRELLSNSPGIIVVDDVANLKYPMPLDAHEKDEVFVGRLRRDETQPNTLNAWIVSDNLRKGAATNAVQIAEYLVAKKLVGDAVEA; encoded by the coding sequence ATGAAAGTCGCAGTTGTAGGCGCCACCGGCTTGGTAGGCACTAAAATGTTGCAGGTTCTCGAAGAACGCAACTTTCCGGTTACAGAATTAATCCCCGTGGCATCCGAAAAAAGTGTAGGTAAAGAAGTTACCTTTAAGGGTAAGCCATATAAGGTGGTTACTGCCGGCGATGCGATAAAGCAAAAGCCTGATATTGCGTTGTTTTCGGCCGGTGGCAGCACCTCGTTAGAGCAAGCCCCATTATTTGCTGAGGCTGGCATTACCGTAATTGACAACTCATCGGCCTGGCGCATGGATCCTACCAAAAAACTGGTAGTGCCCGAGGTAAATGCCGACGTATTAACTGCCGAAGATAAGATTATTGCTAACCCAAACTGCTCTACCATACAAATGGTGGTAGCTTTAAAACCGCTGCACGATAAATATAAAATTAAACGCGTAGTGGTATCTACCTACCAATCTGTAACTGGTACAGGCGTTAAGGCGGTTGACCAGTTATTTAATGAGCGCAAAGGTATTGATGGCCCTAAGGTTTACCCATACCAGATTGACCTGAACGTATTGCCGCATATTGATGTTTTTCAGGATAACGGCTATACCAAGGAGGAAATGAAGATGATACTGGAAACCAAAAAAATTATGGGCGATGACAGTATCCGCGTAACAGCTACTACAGTACGTATACCGGTAATTGGCGGTCACTCAGAATCGGTAAACATCGAGTTTGAAAATGATTTTGACCTTACCGAGCTTCGCGAGTTATTAAGCAACTCGCCTGGCATTATCGTGGTAGATGATGTAGCTAACCTGAAATACCCGATGCCCCTGGACGCTCACGAAAAAGACGAGGTATTTGTTGGCCGTCTCCGCAGAGATGAAACGCAGCCTAACACTTTAAATGCTTGGATTGTATCAGACAACCTGCGTAAAGGTGCTGCTACCAATGCTGTGCAAATAGCCGAATACCTGGTAGCCAAAAAATTAGTAGGCGACGCTGTTGAAGCTTAA
- the rocD gene encoding ornithine--oxo-acid transaminase, with amino-acid sequence MLTLSHTQDFIDTEERYGAHNYHPLPVVLSKGEGVYLWDVEGKQYFDFLSAYSAVNQGHCHPRIINALVTQAQQLTLTSRAFYNDQLGKAEEYVCQLFGYNKALFMNSGAEAVETAIKLARKWAYQHKGIADNRAHILVAGGNFHGRTTGIVSFSDSPESKDQFGPYLPGFTIVPYNDLEALEAQLKSNPDICAFLVEPIQGEAGVIVPQEGYLAAVHNLCKQYNVLLLADEIQTGIGRTGKLLASYYDDVQADVLIIGKAMAGGVLPVSAVLANDDVMLCIRPGEHGSTFGGNPLAAAVSVTALKVIADEELPENAFELGLTFRERMQQLQNSYPRIITAVRGRGLLNAIDIAGGLNFTAWDVCMKLKDNGLLAKPTHGHTIRFSPPLVITAQQMDTCCDIIEKTVTEMVS; translated from the coding sequence ATGCTTACTTTATCTCACACTCAAGATTTTATAGATACCGAGGAGCGCTACGGTGCACACAATTATCACCCGTTGCCGGTAGTATTATCTAAGGGCGAGGGTGTTTACTTATGGGATGTAGAAGGAAAGCAGTACTTCGATTTTTTATCGGCTTATAGTGCCGTAAACCAGGGGCATTGCCATCCGCGCATTATTAATGCACTGGTTACGCAGGCACAACAGCTTACGTTAACGTCCCGCGCGTTTTATAACGATCAGTTAGGCAAAGCCGAAGAGTATGTTTGCCAGCTATTTGGTTATAATAAGGCCCTGTTTATGAACTCGGGCGCTGAAGCGGTTGAAACAGCTATTAAGCTGGCCCGGAAATGGGCTTACCAGCATAAAGGTATTGCTGATAACCGGGCCCACATTTTAGTGGCCGGGGGTAACTTTCATGGGCGCACTACAGGCATTGTTTCTTTTTCAGACAGTCCTGAATCTAAAGATCAGTTTGGCCCTTACCTGCCCGGGTTTACTATCGTACCTTATAACGATTTAGAAGCTTTGGAGGCTCAGCTGAAAAGCAATCCTGATATTTGTGCATTTTTAGTAGAACCCATACAAGGCGAAGCTGGTGTAATTGTGCCGCAGGAAGGGTACCTGGCGGCGGTGCACAACCTGTGTAAACAATATAACGTGCTGTTATTAGCCGACGAAATACAAACCGGCATTGGCCGTACAGGTAAACTATTAGCCAGTTATTATGATGATGTGCAAGCCGATGTGTTGATTATTGGTAAAGCGATGGCCGGCGGCGTGCTGCCGGTATCAGCTGTGCTGGCTAATGATGATGTGATGCTGTGCATTCGTCCGGGCGAACATGGTTCTACTTTTGGGGGTAACCCATTGGCTGCTGCCGTGTCAGTTACCGCTTTAAAAGTTATTGCTGATGAAGAACTGCCTGAAAATGCTTTTGAATTGGGTTTGACTTTTAGGGAACGTATGCAGCAGTTGCAAAACAGTTACCCGCGAATAATAACCGCTGTACGCGGCAGGGGCTTGCTAAATGCTATCGATATTGCAGGCGGGCTAAATTTTACGGCTTGGGATGTATGTATGAAATTAAAAGATAACGGTTTGCTGGCCAAGCCTACTCATGGGCATACTATCCGCTTTTCGCCGCCGCTGGTAATTACCGCCCAGCAAATGGATACCTGTTGTGACATCATCGAAAAAACGGTTACCGAAATGGTTAGTTAG